One window from the genome of Paramormyrops kingsleyae isolate MSU_618 chromosome 3, PKINGS_0.4, whole genome shotgun sequence encodes:
- the atl2 gene encoding atlastin-2 isoform X2: protein MAEKSGLRNRNHLEQKYKYDVFDEGQYGVEDVALPWQDEEQEEDDDEEEEELFLNGAEEEEAMVAGPVQVVLAHEDSHRFELDEAALERVLLQEHVRDLHVVVVSVAGAFRKGKSFLLDFMLRYMYNQSSSFWLGGEEVPLTGFTWRGGCERETTGIQLWSEVFVVDRPDGSKVAVLLVDTQGAFDSQSTIKDCATVFALSTMTSSIQVYNLSQNVQEDDLQHLQLFTEYGRLAMQEIYQKPFQTLMFLIRDWSYPYEHPYGLEGGRKFLEKRLQVKQNQHEELQNVRKHIHSCFSNISCFLLPHPGLKVATNPHFDGRLKDIDDDFKTELEKLVPLVLSPENLVVKEIGGSKLTCRDLVEYFKAYIKIYQGEELPHPKSMLQATAEANNLAAVAGAKDLYNKSMEQLCGGDKPYIAPTDLERNHGEVKLRSVQQFCAVKKMGGEEFCRRYREQLEGELEEAYVSFVKHNDGKNIFYAARTPATLFAVMFAMYIISAVTGFIGLNSIAGLSNLIMGLALMSLCTWAYVKYSGEFRDLGTVIDQVAETLWEQVLKPLSDHFMEDNIRQTVANSLKASLTEQGLQQGKLKAS from the exons GTCAGTACGGAGTGGAAGATGTAGCACTACCCTGGCAAGATGAGGAGCAGGAggaagatgatgatgaggaagaagaggagctGTTCCTGAATGGTGCTGAGGAGGAGGAAGCAATGGTGGCTGGACCTGTGCAGGTGGTGCTGGCCCACGAGGACAGCCACCGGTTCGAGCTGGACGAGGCAGCCCTGGAGCGCGTTTTGCTTCAAGAGCATGTGCGTGACCTCCACGTGGTGGTGGTGTCTGTTGCGGGGGCCTTCCGTAAGGGCAAGTCCTTCCTGCTGGACTTCATGCTGCGCTACATGTACAACCAG TCATCCAGCTTCTGGCTTGGGGGTGAAGAAGTCCCCCTGACTGGCTTCACTTGGAGGGGCGGCTGTGAGCGGGAGACGACGGGGATCCAGCTCTGGAGTGAGGTGTTTGTGGTGGACAGGCCTGATGGGAGCAAG GTGGCGGTTCTTCTTGTGGACACCCAGGGAGCTTTTGATAGCCAGTCCACCATCAAGGACTGTGCCACAGTGTTTGCCCTGAGCACCATGACGAGCTCCATACAG GTATACAATTTATCCCAAAATGTTCAAGAAGATGACCTTCAGCATCTTCAG CTCTTCACCGAGTATGGACGCCTTGCCATGCAGGAGATCTACCAGAAGCCCTTCCAG ACCCTCATGTTCCTCATACGCGATTGGAGTTACCCCTATGAGCACCCCTACGGTTTAGAGGGGGGAAGGAAGTTCCTGGAAAAGCGTTTGCAG GTTAAGCAAAACCAACATGAGGAGCTACAGAATGTCAGGAAGCACATCCACTCTTGTTTCTCAAACATAAGTTGCTTCTTGCTTCCACACCCTGGCTTGAAGGTCGCCACAAATCCCCACTTTGATGGCAGACTGAAAG ATATCGATGATGATTTCAAGACGGAACTGGAGAAACTCGTACCATTAGTGCTCTCCCCAGAGAACTTGGTCGTGAAGGAAATCGGTGGATCCAAGCTGACGTGTAGAGACCTTGTGGAGTACTTTAAA gcatatataaaaatataccaGGGTGAAGAGCTACCTCACCCCAAATCCATGCTGCAG GCGACCGCCGAAGCAAACAACCTGGCTGCTGTCGCTGGAGCGAAAGACCTGTACAACAAGAGCATGGAGCAG CTCTGTGGGGGAGACAAGCCGTACATCGCTCCCACTGACCTGGAGCGCAATCATGGAGAGGTGAAGCTGCGCTCTGTGCAGCAGTTCTGTGCCGTGAAGAAGATGGGCGGGGAGGAGTTCTGCCGGCGATACCGGGAGCAGCTGGAGGGCGAGCTGGAGGAGGCCTACGTCAGCTTCGTCAAGCACAACGACGGCAAAAACATCTTCTACGCCGCGCGCACGCCTGCCACGCTCTTCGCCGTCATGTTCGCCATGTACATCATCTCGGCAGTGACTGGTTTCATCGGCCTGAACTCTATAGCTGGCCTGAGCAATCTGATTATGGGGCTGGCGCTGATGTCGCTCTGTACCTGGGCCTATGTGAAGTACTCGGGGGAGTTCCGGGATCTCGGCACCGTCATTGACCAGGTGGCCGAAACCTTATGGGAGCAG GTATTGAAGCCCCTGAGCGATCACTTTATGGAGGATAACATTAGGCAGACTGTGGCCAACTCCCTCAAAGCCAGCCTGACTGAGCAGGGTCTGCAACAGGGCAAGCTGAAGGCCAGCTAG
- the atl2 gene encoding atlastin-2 isoform X4, which yields MAEKSGLRNRNHLEQKYKYDVFDEGQYGVEDVALPWQDEEQEEDDDEEEEELFLNGAEEEEAMVAGPVQVVLAHEDSHRFELDEAALERVLLQEHVRDLHVVVVSVAGAFRKGKSFLLDFMLRYMYNQSSSFWLGGEEVPLTGFTWRGGCERETTGIQLWSEVFVVDRPDGSKVAVLLVDTQGAFDSQSTIKDCATVFALSTMTSSIQVYNLSQNVQEDDLQHLQLFTEYGRLAMQEIYQKPFQTLMFLIRDWSYPYEHPYGLEGGRKFLEKRLQVKQNQHEELQNVRKHIHSCFSNISCFLLPHPGLKVATNPHFDGRLKDIDDDFKTELEKLVPLVLSPENLVVKEIGGSKLTCRDLVEYFKAYIKIYQGEELPHPKSMLQATAEANNLAAVAGAKDLYNKSMEQLCGGDKPYIAPTDLERNHGEVKLRSVQQFCAVKKMGGEEFCRRYREQLEGELEEAYVSFVKHNDGKNIFYAARTPATLFAVMFAMYIISAVTGFIGLNSIAGLSNLIMGLALMSLCTWAYVKYSGEFRDLGTVIDQVAETLWEQDCQCVTAGGGIIVYLIHNI from the exons GTCAGTACGGAGTGGAAGATGTAGCACTACCCTGGCAAGATGAGGAGCAGGAggaagatgatgatgaggaagaagaggagctGTTCCTGAATGGTGCTGAGGAGGAGGAAGCAATGGTGGCTGGACCTGTGCAGGTGGTGCTGGCCCACGAGGACAGCCACCGGTTCGAGCTGGACGAGGCAGCCCTGGAGCGCGTTTTGCTTCAAGAGCATGTGCGTGACCTCCACGTGGTGGTGGTGTCTGTTGCGGGGGCCTTCCGTAAGGGCAAGTCCTTCCTGCTGGACTTCATGCTGCGCTACATGTACAACCAG TCATCCAGCTTCTGGCTTGGGGGTGAAGAAGTCCCCCTGACTGGCTTCACTTGGAGGGGCGGCTGTGAGCGGGAGACGACGGGGATCCAGCTCTGGAGTGAGGTGTTTGTGGTGGACAGGCCTGATGGGAGCAAG GTGGCGGTTCTTCTTGTGGACACCCAGGGAGCTTTTGATAGCCAGTCCACCATCAAGGACTGTGCCACAGTGTTTGCCCTGAGCACCATGACGAGCTCCATACAG GTATACAATTTATCCCAAAATGTTCAAGAAGATGACCTTCAGCATCTTCAG CTCTTCACCGAGTATGGACGCCTTGCCATGCAGGAGATCTACCAGAAGCCCTTCCAG ACCCTCATGTTCCTCATACGCGATTGGAGTTACCCCTATGAGCACCCCTACGGTTTAGAGGGGGGAAGGAAGTTCCTGGAAAAGCGTTTGCAG GTTAAGCAAAACCAACATGAGGAGCTACAGAATGTCAGGAAGCACATCCACTCTTGTTTCTCAAACATAAGTTGCTTCTTGCTTCCACACCCTGGCTTGAAGGTCGCCACAAATCCCCACTTTGATGGCAGACTGAAAG ATATCGATGATGATTTCAAGACGGAACTGGAGAAACTCGTACCATTAGTGCTCTCCCCAGAGAACTTGGTCGTGAAGGAAATCGGTGGATCCAAGCTGACGTGTAGAGACCTTGTGGAGTACTTTAAA gcatatataaaaatataccaGGGTGAAGAGCTACCTCACCCCAAATCCATGCTGCAG GCGACCGCCGAAGCAAACAACCTGGCTGCTGTCGCTGGAGCGAAAGACCTGTACAACAAGAGCATGGAGCAG CTCTGTGGGGGAGACAAGCCGTACATCGCTCCCACTGACCTGGAGCGCAATCATGGAGAGGTGAAGCTGCGCTCTGTGCAGCAGTTCTGTGCCGTGAAGAAGATGGGCGGGGAGGAGTTCTGCCGGCGATACCGGGAGCAGCTGGAGGGCGAGCTGGAGGAGGCCTACGTCAGCTTCGTCAAGCACAACGACGGCAAAAACATCTTCTACGCCGCGCGCACGCCTGCCACGCTCTTCGCCGTCATGTTCGCCATGTACATCATCTCGGCAGTGACTGGTTTCATCGGCCTGAACTCTATAGCTGGCCTGAGCAATCTGATTATGGGGCTGGCGCTGATGTCGCTCTGTACCTGGGCCTATGTGAAGTACTCGGGGGAGTTCCGGGATCTCGGCACCGTCATTGACCAGGTGGCCGAAACCTTATGGGAGCAG gattgTCAGTGTGTGACTGCTGGGGGGGGAATAATTGTCTACCTGATTCACAACATTTAG
- the atl2 gene encoding atlastin-2 isoform X1, whose translation MAEKSGLRNRNHLEQKYKYDVFDEGQYGVEDVALPWQDEEQEEDDDEEEEELFLNGAEEEEAMVAGPVQVVLAHEDSHRFELDEAALERVLLQEHVRDLHVVVVSVAGAFRKGKSFLLDFMLRYMYNQSSSFWLGGEEVPLTGFTWRGGCERETTGIQLWSEVFVVDRPDGSKVAVLLVDTQGAFDSQSTIKDCATVFALSTMTSSIQVYNLSQNVQEDDLQHLQLFTEYGRLAMQEIYQKPFQTLMFLIRDWSYPYEHPYGLEGGRKFLEKRLQVKQNQHEELQNVRKHIHSCFSNISCFLLPHPGLKVATNPHFDGRLKDIDDDFKTELEKLVPLVLSPENLVVKEIGGSKLTCRDLVEYFKAYIKIYQGEELPHPKSMLQATAEANNLAAVAGAKDLYNKSMEQLCGGDKPYIAPTDLERNHGEVKLRSVQQFCAVKKMGGEEFCRRYREQLEGELEEAYVSFVKHNDGKNIFYAARTPATLFAVMFAMYIISAVTGFIGLNSIAGLSNLIMGLALMSLCTWAYVKYSGEFRDLGTVIDQVAETLWEQRAPRKVLSKVLESAGSRMVWRPIVAAQRRRLPSNNNYKKKK comes from the exons GTCAGTACGGAGTGGAAGATGTAGCACTACCCTGGCAAGATGAGGAGCAGGAggaagatgatgatgaggaagaagaggagctGTTCCTGAATGGTGCTGAGGAGGAGGAAGCAATGGTGGCTGGACCTGTGCAGGTGGTGCTGGCCCACGAGGACAGCCACCGGTTCGAGCTGGACGAGGCAGCCCTGGAGCGCGTTTTGCTTCAAGAGCATGTGCGTGACCTCCACGTGGTGGTGGTGTCTGTTGCGGGGGCCTTCCGTAAGGGCAAGTCCTTCCTGCTGGACTTCATGCTGCGCTACATGTACAACCAG TCATCCAGCTTCTGGCTTGGGGGTGAAGAAGTCCCCCTGACTGGCTTCACTTGGAGGGGCGGCTGTGAGCGGGAGACGACGGGGATCCAGCTCTGGAGTGAGGTGTTTGTGGTGGACAGGCCTGATGGGAGCAAG GTGGCGGTTCTTCTTGTGGACACCCAGGGAGCTTTTGATAGCCAGTCCACCATCAAGGACTGTGCCACAGTGTTTGCCCTGAGCACCATGACGAGCTCCATACAG GTATACAATTTATCCCAAAATGTTCAAGAAGATGACCTTCAGCATCTTCAG CTCTTCACCGAGTATGGACGCCTTGCCATGCAGGAGATCTACCAGAAGCCCTTCCAG ACCCTCATGTTCCTCATACGCGATTGGAGTTACCCCTATGAGCACCCCTACGGTTTAGAGGGGGGAAGGAAGTTCCTGGAAAAGCGTTTGCAG GTTAAGCAAAACCAACATGAGGAGCTACAGAATGTCAGGAAGCACATCCACTCTTGTTTCTCAAACATAAGTTGCTTCTTGCTTCCACACCCTGGCTTGAAGGTCGCCACAAATCCCCACTTTGATGGCAGACTGAAAG ATATCGATGATGATTTCAAGACGGAACTGGAGAAACTCGTACCATTAGTGCTCTCCCCAGAGAACTTGGTCGTGAAGGAAATCGGTGGATCCAAGCTGACGTGTAGAGACCTTGTGGAGTACTTTAAA gcatatataaaaatataccaGGGTGAAGAGCTACCTCACCCCAAATCCATGCTGCAG GCGACCGCCGAAGCAAACAACCTGGCTGCTGTCGCTGGAGCGAAAGACCTGTACAACAAGAGCATGGAGCAG CTCTGTGGGGGAGACAAGCCGTACATCGCTCCCACTGACCTGGAGCGCAATCATGGAGAGGTGAAGCTGCGCTCTGTGCAGCAGTTCTGTGCCGTGAAGAAGATGGGCGGGGAGGAGTTCTGCCGGCGATACCGGGAGCAGCTGGAGGGCGAGCTGGAGGAGGCCTACGTCAGCTTCGTCAAGCACAACGACGGCAAAAACATCTTCTACGCCGCGCGCACGCCTGCCACGCTCTTCGCCGTCATGTTCGCCATGTACATCATCTCGGCAGTGACTGGTTTCATCGGCCTGAACTCTATAGCTGGCCTGAGCAATCTGATTATGGGGCTGGCGCTGATGTCGCTCTGTACCTGGGCCTATGTGAAGTACTCGGGGGAGTTCCGGGATCTCGGCACCGTCATTGACCAGGTGGCCGAAACCTTATGGGAGCAG AGGGCTCCAAGAAAG GTGTTATCCAAAGTACTAGAGTCGGCAGGAAGTCGAATGGTTTGGCGCCCTATTGTGGCAGCACAGAGGAGGAGACTGCCCTCCAACAACAATTACAAGAAGAAGAAATAG
- the atl2 gene encoding atlastin-2 isoform X3, which produces MAEKSGLRNRNHLEQKYKYDVFDEGQYGVEDVALPWQDEEQEEDDDEEEEELFLNGAEEEEAMVAGPVQVVLAHEDSHRFELDEAALERVLLQEHVRDLHVVVVSVAGAFRKGKSFLLDFMLRYMYNQSSSFWLGGEEVPLTGFTWRGGCERETTGIQLWSEVFVVDRPDGSKVAVLLVDTQGAFDSQSTIKDCATVFALSTMTSSIQVYNLSQNVQEDDLQHLQLFTEYGRLAMQEIYQKPFQTLMFLIRDWSYPYEHPYGLEGGRKFLEKRLQVKQNQHEELQNVRKHIHSCFSNISCFLLPHPGLKVATNPHFDGRLKDIDDDFKTELEKLVPLVLSPENLVVKEIGGSKLTCRDLVEYFKAYIKIYQGEELPHPKSMLQATAEANNLAAVAGAKDLYNKSMEQLCGGDKPYIAPTDLERNHGEVKLRSVQQFCAVKKMGGEEFCRRYREQLEGELEEAYVSFVKHNDGKNIFYAARTPATLFAVMFAMYIISAVTGFIGLNSIAGLSNLIMGLALMSLCTWAYVKYSGEFRDLGTVIDQVAETLWEQVLSKVLESAGSRMVWRPIVAAQRRRLPSNNNYKKKK; this is translated from the exons GTCAGTACGGAGTGGAAGATGTAGCACTACCCTGGCAAGATGAGGAGCAGGAggaagatgatgatgaggaagaagaggagctGTTCCTGAATGGTGCTGAGGAGGAGGAAGCAATGGTGGCTGGACCTGTGCAGGTGGTGCTGGCCCACGAGGACAGCCACCGGTTCGAGCTGGACGAGGCAGCCCTGGAGCGCGTTTTGCTTCAAGAGCATGTGCGTGACCTCCACGTGGTGGTGGTGTCTGTTGCGGGGGCCTTCCGTAAGGGCAAGTCCTTCCTGCTGGACTTCATGCTGCGCTACATGTACAACCAG TCATCCAGCTTCTGGCTTGGGGGTGAAGAAGTCCCCCTGACTGGCTTCACTTGGAGGGGCGGCTGTGAGCGGGAGACGACGGGGATCCAGCTCTGGAGTGAGGTGTTTGTGGTGGACAGGCCTGATGGGAGCAAG GTGGCGGTTCTTCTTGTGGACACCCAGGGAGCTTTTGATAGCCAGTCCACCATCAAGGACTGTGCCACAGTGTTTGCCCTGAGCACCATGACGAGCTCCATACAG GTATACAATTTATCCCAAAATGTTCAAGAAGATGACCTTCAGCATCTTCAG CTCTTCACCGAGTATGGACGCCTTGCCATGCAGGAGATCTACCAGAAGCCCTTCCAG ACCCTCATGTTCCTCATACGCGATTGGAGTTACCCCTATGAGCACCCCTACGGTTTAGAGGGGGGAAGGAAGTTCCTGGAAAAGCGTTTGCAG GTTAAGCAAAACCAACATGAGGAGCTACAGAATGTCAGGAAGCACATCCACTCTTGTTTCTCAAACATAAGTTGCTTCTTGCTTCCACACCCTGGCTTGAAGGTCGCCACAAATCCCCACTTTGATGGCAGACTGAAAG ATATCGATGATGATTTCAAGACGGAACTGGAGAAACTCGTACCATTAGTGCTCTCCCCAGAGAACTTGGTCGTGAAGGAAATCGGTGGATCCAAGCTGACGTGTAGAGACCTTGTGGAGTACTTTAAA gcatatataaaaatataccaGGGTGAAGAGCTACCTCACCCCAAATCCATGCTGCAG GCGACCGCCGAAGCAAACAACCTGGCTGCTGTCGCTGGAGCGAAAGACCTGTACAACAAGAGCATGGAGCAG CTCTGTGGGGGAGACAAGCCGTACATCGCTCCCACTGACCTGGAGCGCAATCATGGAGAGGTGAAGCTGCGCTCTGTGCAGCAGTTCTGTGCCGTGAAGAAGATGGGCGGGGAGGAGTTCTGCCGGCGATACCGGGAGCAGCTGGAGGGCGAGCTGGAGGAGGCCTACGTCAGCTTCGTCAAGCACAACGACGGCAAAAACATCTTCTACGCCGCGCGCACGCCTGCCACGCTCTTCGCCGTCATGTTCGCCATGTACATCATCTCGGCAGTGACTGGTTTCATCGGCCTGAACTCTATAGCTGGCCTGAGCAATCTGATTATGGGGCTGGCGCTGATGTCGCTCTGTACCTGGGCCTATGTGAAGTACTCGGGGGAGTTCCGGGATCTCGGCACCGTCATTGACCAGGTGGCCGAAACCTTATGGGAGCAG GTGTTATCCAAAGTACTAGAGTCGGCAGGAAGTCGAATGGTTTGGCGCCCTATTGTGGCAGCACAGAGGAGGAGACTGCCCTCCAACAACAATTACAAGAAGAAGAAATAG
- the atl2 gene encoding atlastin-2 isoform X5 — protein MTSSIQVYNLSQNVQEDDLQHLQLFTEYGRLAMQEIYQKPFQTLMFLIRDWSYPYEHPYGLEGGRKFLEKRLQVKQNQHEELQNVRKHIHSCFSNISCFLLPHPGLKVATNPHFDGRLKDIDDDFKTELEKLVPLVLSPENLVVKEIGGSKLTCRDLVEYFKAYIKIYQGEELPHPKSMLQATAEANNLAAVAGAKDLYNKSMEQLCGGDKPYIAPTDLERNHGEVKLRSVQQFCAVKKMGGEEFCRRYREQLEGELEEAYVSFVKHNDGKNIFYAARTPATLFAVMFAMYIISAVTGFIGLNSIAGLSNLIMGLALMSLCTWAYVKYSGEFRDLGTVIDQVAETLWEQRAPRKVLSKVLESAGSRMVWRPIVAAQRRRLPSNNNYKKKK, from the exons ATGACGAGCTCCATACAG GTATACAATTTATCCCAAAATGTTCAAGAAGATGACCTTCAGCATCTTCAG CTCTTCACCGAGTATGGACGCCTTGCCATGCAGGAGATCTACCAGAAGCCCTTCCAG ACCCTCATGTTCCTCATACGCGATTGGAGTTACCCCTATGAGCACCCCTACGGTTTAGAGGGGGGAAGGAAGTTCCTGGAAAAGCGTTTGCAG GTTAAGCAAAACCAACATGAGGAGCTACAGAATGTCAGGAAGCACATCCACTCTTGTTTCTCAAACATAAGTTGCTTCTTGCTTCCACACCCTGGCTTGAAGGTCGCCACAAATCCCCACTTTGATGGCAGACTGAAAG ATATCGATGATGATTTCAAGACGGAACTGGAGAAACTCGTACCATTAGTGCTCTCCCCAGAGAACTTGGTCGTGAAGGAAATCGGTGGATCCAAGCTGACGTGTAGAGACCTTGTGGAGTACTTTAAA gcatatataaaaatataccaGGGTGAAGAGCTACCTCACCCCAAATCCATGCTGCAG GCGACCGCCGAAGCAAACAACCTGGCTGCTGTCGCTGGAGCGAAAGACCTGTACAACAAGAGCATGGAGCAG CTCTGTGGGGGAGACAAGCCGTACATCGCTCCCACTGACCTGGAGCGCAATCATGGAGAGGTGAAGCTGCGCTCTGTGCAGCAGTTCTGTGCCGTGAAGAAGATGGGCGGGGAGGAGTTCTGCCGGCGATACCGGGAGCAGCTGGAGGGCGAGCTGGAGGAGGCCTACGTCAGCTTCGTCAAGCACAACGACGGCAAAAACATCTTCTACGCCGCGCGCACGCCTGCCACGCTCTTCGCCGTCATGTTCGCCATGTACATCATCTCGGCAGTGACTGGTTTCATCGGCCTGAACTCTATAGCTGGCCTGAGCAATCTGATTATGGGGCTGGCGCTGATGTCGCTCTGTACCTGGGCCTATGTGAAGTACTCGGGGGAGTTCCGGGATCTCGGCACCGTCATTGACCAGGTGGCCGAAACCTTATGGGAGCAG AGGGCTCCAAGAAAG GTGTTATCCAAAGTACTAGAGTCGGCAGGAAGTCGAATGGTTTGGCGCCCTATTGTGGCAGCACAGAGGAGGAGACTGCCCTCCAACAACAATTACAAGAAGAAGAAATAG